Proteins encoded by one window of Ignavibacteriota bacterium:
- a CDS encoding SDR family oxidoreductase yields the protein MKVLLTGSTGYIGKRLLPVLVDKGFSVVCSVRDKSKFNPESSLLDKIEIIENDLTNRSSLDNIPEDIDFAYYLVHSMSTTKNYEDLEKQSAINFRDALSKTNVKQVIYLSGIVNSKTLSKHLNSRKNVEIELSKGNYSLTTVRAGVIIGSGSASFEIIRDLVEKLPVMIAPKWLKTLCQPIGISDVIKILTGVLNNKLTFNKSFDIAGEDILTYKEMLLGYAEVRELKRYIWTVPVMTPRLSSYWLFFVTSTTYTLASSLVDSMKIEVIANNNEIHKILGLKPLSYKESIKRAFERIEQSEIISSWKDSTVSGRIDYKISEYINVPEFGCYKDIRKKGVINISNCLDKIWSIGGKNGWYYANWLWVIRGFLDKVAGGVGLRRGRTNLNKIQAGDTLDFWRVLYASKEEGRLLLFAEMKLPGEAWLEFKINDDMLIQTATYRPKGLIGRLYWLSVLPFHSIIFNGLINELTKK from the coding sequence ATGAAAGTATTATTAACCGGCTCGACCGGCTACATCGGTAAAAGATTACTACCTGTACTGGTTGATAAGGGTTTTTCAGTGGTATGCAGCGTGCGGGATAAAAGTAAATTCAATCCTGAAAGTTCGTTATTAGATAAAATTGAAATCATAGAGAACGATTTAACAAATAGAAGTTCCTTAGATAATATTCCCGAAGATATTGATTTTGCTTATTATTTAGTTCATTCAATGTCCACAACGAAAAACTATGAAGATTTGGAAAAGCAATCTGCTATTAATTTTAGAGATGCTTTAAGCAAGACAAACGTTAAGCAAGTAATTTATCTGAGTGGTATCGTTAATTCCAAAACACTTTCAAAGCATCTTAATTCTCGTAAAAATGTAGAAATAGAATTATCTAAGGGAAATTATTCTCTGACTACGGTTCGTGCAGGAGTAATAATTGGCTCAGGAAGTGCTTCATTTGAGATTATACGCGACTTAGTGGAAAAACTACCTGTGATGATTGCCCCGAAATGGCTAAAAACCCTTTGTCAGCCAATCGGTATTTCTGATGTAATCAAAATACTTACCGGTGTTTTAAATAATAAACTAACATTTAATAAGAGTTTTGATATTGCAGGCGAGGATATTCTTACTTATAAAGAAATGCTTTTGGGCTATGCCGAAGTTCGCGAATTGAAAAGGTACATTTGGACAGTCCCTGTAATGACTCCAAGATTATCATCATACTGGTTGTTTTTTGTTACATCAACCACCTATACACTTGCGTCTTCTTTGGTGGACAGTATGAAAATTGAGGTTATCGCAAACAATAACGAAATTCATAAGATATTGGGGTTAAAGCCATTATCTTATAAAGAATCAATCAAGAGAGCATTTGAAAGAATTGAGCAAAGTGAAATTATCTCAAGTTGGAAAGATTCTACTGTCAGCGGAAGAATTGACTACAAAATATCTGAATATATAAATGTACCGGAATTTGGCTGCTATAAAGATATTAGAAAAAAAGGGGTAATAAATATATCAAACTGTTTGGATAAAATTTGGAGTATTGGAGGTAAAAACGGCTGGTATTATGCTAACTGGCTTTGGGTCATCAGGGGTTTTTTGGATAAAGTTGCAGGTGGAGTTGGTTTAAGAAGAGGCAGAACAAATTTGAATAAAATTCAGGCAGGTGATACACTTGATTTTTGGCGTGTACTATATGCAAGCAAGGAAGAAGGAAGACTATTATTATTTGCAGAAATGAAGCTCCCCGGTGAAGCATGGTTAGAATTTAAAATAAACGATGATATGTTGATTCAAACCGCTACATACAGACCAAAGGGCTTAATCGGAAGATTATATTGGTTGAGTGTTCTGCCATTTCATAGTATCATATTCAACGGCTTAATCAATGAATTAACTAAAAAATGA